From a single Ciconia boyciana chromosome 6, ASM3463844v1, whole genome shotgun sequence genomic region:
- the DGKZ gene encoding diacylglycerol kinase zeta isoform X3 yields the protein MEAARPPPPGGSPSASSSSSSAATAASSSGASGGAEPERGPPPPPPLGRRHSNKRFTGLKLFGRRKAIAKSSLQHMVAQPNPALTVRSDSDRQIRSTVDWSETAVYGEHIWFETNVSGDFCYVGEQNCMAKLLQKPLSRRKCAACKIVVHIPCIEQLEKINFRCKPSFRESGSRNVREPIVVRHHWVHRRRQEGKCRQCGKGFQQKFAFHSKEIVAISCSWCKQAYHSKVSCFMLQHIEEPCSLGAHAAVVVPPTWILRVRRPQNPLKSSKKKKRTSFKRKSSKKGAEEGRWKPFVIKPMPAPLMKPLLVFVNPKSGGNQGAKIIQSFMWYLNPRQVFDLSQGGPKEALELYRKVHNLRILACGGDGTVGWILSILDQLRLNPPPPVAILPLGTGNDLARTLNWGGGYTDEPLSKILSHVEDGNIVQLDRWNLHVEPNLDANPEEKDEAAADKLPLDVFNNYFSLGFDARVTLEFHESREANPEKFNSRFRNKMFYAGTAFSDFLTGSSKDLAKHVKLVCDGIDLTSKIQDLKPQCLVFLNIPRYCAGTMPWGNPGEHHDFEPQRHDDGCIEVIGFTMTSLAALQVGGHGERLCQCRQVVLTTSKAIPMQVDGEPCKLAASCIHISLRNQANMVQKTKRRNSMPLLNDQQPVPERLRIRVSRISMRDYEALHYDKEKLKEASVPLGIIVVPGDSDLELCRTQIERLQEEGDGAKPKTLSSQKLSPKWCFLDSTTADRFYRIDRAQEHLNYVTEISQDELYVLDPELVITQTVGTSPAMPDLVDSSAAPTGHHFAFPSSSSSPPSSPAPSAEPERCLPHKDDLLIEAAKSGNFSKFQELHQAGRDLMVRDSSGQTVLHHAVKSGSKDIVKYIIENAPSEILDATEEENGETSLHQAAALRQRTICHYIVEAGASLMKTDLQGDTPKHRAEKANDPDLAAYLENRQHYQMIQREDQETAV from the exons ATggaggcggcgcggcccccgccgcccggcggCTCgccctccgcctcctcctcctcctcctccgccgccaccgccgcctcctcctccggGGCGTCGGGCGGCGCCGAGCCCGAGCGGggaccgccgccgccgcctccgctGGGCCGCCGGCACAGCAACAAGCGCTTCACCGGCCTCAAGCTCTTCGGGCGCAG GAAAGCTATTGCCAAGTCCAGCCTCCAGCACATGGTAGCCCAGCCAAACCCTGCGCTAACCGTGAGGAGCGACTCGGACAGGCAGATACGCAGCACTGTGGACTGGAGT GAGACTGCGGTCTATGGGGAACACATCTGGTTTGAGACCAATGTCTCTGGGGACTTCTGCTACGTTGGGGAACAGAACTGTATGGCGAAGCTGCTG CAAAAACCTCTCTCCAGGCGTAAGTGTGCAGCCTGCAAGATCGTAGTGCATATACCCTGCATTGAACAGCTGGAGAAA ATAAATTTCCGCTGCAAACCTTCCTTCAGGGAGTCAGGATCCCGGAACGTACGGGAG cCCATAGTTGTCCGGCATCACTGGGTACACCGGAGGCGGCAGGAAGGGAAATGCCGGCAGTGTGGCAAG GGTTTCCAGCAGAAGTTTGCCTTCCACAGTAAAGAGATTGTAGCCATCAGCTGTTCCTGGTGCAAGCAAGCG taTCACAGCAAAGTGTCATGTTTCATGCTGCAACACATCGAAGAGCCCTGCTCGCTGGGGGCTCACGCTGCTGTCGTCGTTCCTCCCACCTGGATTCTGCGGGTCCGACGGCCCCAG AATCCACTGAAATCTagtaagaagaagaagaggacaTCGTTCAAGCGGAAATCCAGCAAAAAGGGGGCTGAG GAAGGGAGGTGGAAACCCTTTGTCATCAAGCCCATGCCAGCTCCTCTCATGAAGCCCTTGCTGGTGTTTGTGAACCCCAAGAGCGGTGGGAATCAG GGAGCCAAGATCATCCAATCCTTCATGTGGTATCTCAACCCACGGCAAGTTTTCGACCTCAGCCAGGGTGGACCCAAGGAGGC GCTGGAGCTGTACCGCAAGGTCCACAACCTCCGGATCCTGGCATGCGGGGGAGATGGCACG GTTGGCTGGATACTCTCCATTCTGGACCAGTTGCGCCTCAACCCACCTCCTCCTGTGGCCATCCTACCTTTGGGGACAGGGAACGACTTGGCCAGGACGCTGAACTGGGGTGGG GGTTACACAGATGAGCCCCTCTCCAAGATCCTGTCGCACGTGGAAGATGGGAACATTGTGCAGCTTGATCGCTGGAACCTCCACGTGGAGCCAAACCTTGACGCAAACCCTGAGGAAAAGGATGAGGCAGCCGCTGACAAG CTCCCCTTGGATGTCTTTAATAACTATTTCAGCCTTGGCTTTGATGCGCGCGTGACACTGGAGTTCCACGAATCCCGAG AGGCCAACCCAGAGAAGTTCAACAGCCGCTTTCGGAATAAAATGTTCTACGCTGGG ACGGCTTTCTCCGACTTCCTCACGGGGAGCTCCAAAGACTTAGCGAAGCACGTCAAGTTGGTT TGCGATGGGATAGACCTGACCTCCAAGATCCAGGACCTGAAGCCCCAGTGCCTGGTCTTCCTGAACATCCCCAG GTACTGCGCAGGCACCATGCCCTGGGGCAACCCCGGGGAGCACCACGACTTCGAGCCGCAGCGTCATGATGATGGCTGCATTGAAGTTATTGGCTTCACTATGACATCCCTG GCTGCCTTGCAAGTCGGTGGCCACGGGGAGCGGCTGTGCCAGTGCCGGCAGGTGGTTCTCACCACGTCCAAGGCCATCCCCATGCAGGTAGATGGAGAGCCCTGCAAGCTGGCGGCTTCCTGCATCCACATCTCCCTGCGCAACCAAGCCAACATGGTGCAGAAGACCAAGCGGCGCAACTCCATGCCTCTGCTCAATGA CCAGCAGCCGGTGCCCGAGCGGCTGCGGATCCGGGTGAGCCGAATCAGCATGCGCGACTACGAGGCACTGCACTATGACAAGGAAAAGCTCAAGGAAGCCT CTGTGCCACTGGGGATCATTGTGGTTCCAGGAGACAGCGACCTGGAGTTGTGCCGGACCCAAATTgagaggctgcaggag GAGGGAGATGGAGCCAAACCGAAGACACTGTCATCCCAGAAGCTGTCGCCCAAGTGGTGCTTCCTGGACT CAACCACGGCTGATCGGTTCTACAGGATAGACCGCGCACAG GAGCACCTCAATTATGTGACAGAGATATCTCAGGACGAGCTCTATGTGCTGGACCCAGAGCTGGTGATCACCCAGACCGTGGGCACCTCTCCTGCCATGCCTGACCTTGTCGACTCGTCTGCCGCACCCACTGGGCACCATTTTGcattcccctcctcttcctcctctccaccctcctctcctgcccccag cGCTGAGCCTGAGCGCTGCCTCCCGCACAAAG ACGACCTTCTGATAGAAGCTGCCAAGAGCGGCAACTTCAGCAAG TTCCAAGAGCTGCACCAGGCTGGAAGAGACCTGATGGTGCGAGACTCCTCGGGCCAGACCGTCCTCCACCATGCTGTCAAATCAGGGAGCAAGGACATCGTCAAATACATCATCGAGAACG CCCCTTCAGAAATCCTCGATGCCACGGAGGAGGAGAA CGGCGAAACCAGCTTGCACCAGGCTGCAGCCTTACGCCAGCGCACTATCTGCCACTACATTGTGGAGGCCGGGGCTTCGCTCATGAAGACGGACCTGCAG GGAGACACCCCCAAGCACCGGGCTGAGAAAGCCAACGACCCCGACTTAGCTGCCTACCTCGAGAACCGACAGCACTACCAGATGATCCAGCGGGAGGACCAGGAGACAGCTGTGTAG
- the DGKZ gene encoding diacylglycerol kinase zeta isoform X2: MEAARPPPPGGSPSASSSSSSAATAASSSGASGGAEPERGPPPPPPLGRRHSNKRFTGLKLFGRRLHLPHKGVFPCLQGSQPGRWGSRRIKHRPAVYKKAIAKSSLQHMVAQPNPALTVRSDSDRQIRSTVDWSETAVYGEHIWFETNVSGDFCYVGEQNCMAKLLQKPLSRRKCAACKIVVHIPCIEQLEKINFRCKPSFRESGSRNVREPIVVRHHWVHRRRQEGKCRQCGKGFQQKFAFHSKEIVAISCSWCKQAYHSKVSCFMLQHIEEPCSLGAHAAVVVPPTWILRVRRPQNPLKSSKKKKRTSFKRKSSKKGAEEGRWKPFVIKPMPAPLMKPLLVFVNPKSGGNQGAKIIQSFMWYLNPRQVFDLSQGGPKEALELYRKVHNLRILACGGDGTVGWILSILDQLRLNPPPPVAILPLGTGNDLARTLNWGGGYTDEPLSKILSHVEDGNIVQLDRWNLHVEPNLDANPEEKDEAAADKLPLDVFNNYFSLGFDARVTLEFHESREANPEKFNSRFRNKMFYAGTAFSDFLTGSSKDLAKHVKLVCDGIDLTSKIQDLKPQCLVFLNIPRYCAGTMPWGNPGEHHDFEPQRHDDGCIEVIGFTMTSLAALQVGGHGERLCQCRQVVLTTSKAIPMQVDGEPCKLAASCIHISLRNQANMVQKTKRRNSMPLLNDQQPVPERLRIRVSRISMRDYEALHYDKEKLKEASVPLGIIVVPGDSDLELCRTQIERLQEEGDGAKPKTLSSQKLSPKWCFLDSTTADRFYRIDRAQEHLNYVTEISQDELYVLDPELVITQTVGTSPAMPDLVDSSAAPTGHHFAFPSSSSSPPSSPAPSAEPERCLPHKDDLLIEAAKSGNFSKFQELHQAGRDLMVRDSSGQTVLHHAVKSGSKDIVKYIIENAPSEILDATEEENGETSLHQAAALRQRTICHYIVEAGASLMKTDLQGDTPKHRAEKANDPDLAAYLENRQHYQMIQREDQETAV; this comes from the exons ATggaggcggcgcggcccccgccgcccggcggCTCgccctccgcctcctcctcctcctcctccgccgccaccgccgcctcctcctccggGGCGTCGGGCGGCGCCGAGCCCGAGCGGggaccgccgccgccgcctccgctGGGCCGCCGGCACAGCAACAAGCGCTTCACCGGCCTCAAGCTCTTCGGGCGCAG ACTCCACCTGCCCCACAAAGGTGTCTTCCCTTGTCTCCAGGGCAGCCAGCCCGGCCGATGGGGATCCAGGAGGATAAAGCACCGGCCAGCGGTGTATAA GAAAGCTATTGCCAAGTCCAGCCTCCAGCACATGGTAGCCCAGCCAAACCCTGCGCTAACCGTGAGGAGCGACTCGGACAGGCAGATACGCAGCACTGTGGACTGGAGT GAGACTGCGGTCTATGGGGAACACATCTGGTTTGAGACCAATGTCTCTGGGGACTTCTGCTACGTTGGGGAACAGAACTGTATGGCGAAGCTGCTG CAAAAACCTCTCTCCAGGCGTAAGTGTGCAGCCTGCAAGATCGTAGTGCATATACCCTGCATTGAACAGCTGGAGAAA ATAAATTTCCGCTGCAAACCTTCCTTCAGGGAGTCAGGATCCCGGAACGTACGGGAG cCCATAGTTGTCCGGCATCACTGGGTACACCGGAGGCGGCAGGAAGGGAAATGCCGGCAGTGTGGCAAG GGTTTCCAGCAGAAGTTTGCCTTCCACAGTAAAGAGATTGTAGCCATCAGCTGTTCCTGGTGCAAGCAAGCG taTCACAGCAAAGTGTCATGTTTCATGCTGCAACACATCGAAGAGCCCTGCTCGCTGGGGGCTCACGCTGCTGTCGTCGTTCCTCCCACCTGGATTCTGCGGGTCCGACGGCCCCAG AATCCACTGAAATCTagtaagaagaagaagaggacaTCGTTCAAGCGGAAATCCAGCAAAAAGGGGGCTGAG GAAGGGAGGTGGAAACCCTTTGTCATCAAGCCCATGCCAGCTCCTCTCATGAAGCCCTTGCTGGTGTTTGTGAACCCCAAGAGCGGTGGGAATCAG GGAGCCAAGATCATCCAATCCTTCATGTGGTATCTCAACCCACGGCAAGTTTTCGACCTCAGCCAGGGTGGACCCAAGGAGGC GCTGGAGCTGTACCGCAAGGTCCACAACCTCCGGATCCTGGCATGCGGGGGAGATGGCACG GTTGGCTGGATACTCTCCATTCTGGACCAGTTGCGCCTCAACCCACCTCCTCCTGTGGCCATCCTACCTTTGGGGACAGGGAACGACTTGGCCAGGACGCTGAACTGGGGTGGG GGTTACACAGATGAGCCCCTCTCCAAGATCCTGTCGCACGTGGAAGATGGGAACATTGTGCAGCTTGATCGCTGGAACCTCCACGTGGAGCCAAACCTTGACGCAAACCCTGAGGAAAAGGATGAGGCAGCCGCTGACAAG CTCCCCTTGGATGTCTTTAATAACTATTTCAGCCTTGGCTTTGATGCGCGCGTGACACTGGAGTTCCACGAATCCCGAG AGGCCAACCCAGAGAAGTTCAACAGCCGCTTTCGGAATAAAATGTTCTACGCTGGG ACGGCTTTCTCCGACTTCCTCACGGGGAGCTCCAAAGACTTAGCGAAGCACGTCAAGTTGGTT TGCGATGGGATAGACCTGACCTCCAAGATCCAGGACCTGAAGCCCCAGTGCCTGGTCTTCCTGAACATCCCCAG GTACTGCGCAGGCACCATGCCCTGGGGCAACCCCGGGGAGCACCACGACTTCGAGCCGCAGCGTCATGATGATGGCTGCATTGAAGTTATTGGCTTCACTATGACATCCCTG GCTGCCTTGCAAGTCGGTGGCCACGGGGAGCGGCTGTGCCAGTGCCGGCAGGTGGTTCTCACCACGTCCAAGGCCATCCCCATGCAGGTAGATGGAGAGCCCTGCAAGCTGGCGGCTTCCTGCATCCACATCTCCCTGCGCAACCAAGCCAACATGGTGCAGAAGACCAAGCGGCGCAACTCCATGCCTCTGCTCAATGA CCAGCAGCCGGTGCCCGAGCGGCTGCGGATCCGGGTGAGCCGAATCAGCATGCGCGACTACGAGGCACTGCACTATGACAAGGAAAAGCTCAAGGAAGCCT CTGTGCCACTGGGGATCATTGTGGTTCCAGGAGACAGCGACCTGGAGTTGTGCCGGACCCAAATTgagaggctgcaggag GAGGGAGATGGAGCCAAACCGAAGACACTGTCATCCCAGAAGCTGTCGCCCAAGTGGTGCTTCCTGGACT CAACCACGGCTGATCGGTTCTACAGGATAGACCGCGCACAG GAGCACCTCAATTATGTGACAGAGATATCTCAGGACGAGCTCTATGTGCTGGACCCAGAGCTGGTGATCACCCAGACCGTGGGCACCTCTCCTGCCATGCCTGACCTTGTCGACTCGTCTGCCGCACCCACTGGGCACCATTTTGcattcccctcctcttcctcctctccaccctcctctcctgcccccag cGCTGAGCCTGAGCGCTGCCTCCCGCACAAAG ACGACCTTCTGATAGAAGCTGCCAAGAGCGGCAACTTCAGCAAG TTCCAAGAGCTGCACCAGGCTGGAAGAGACCTGATGGTGCGAGACTCCTCGGGCCAGACCGTCCTCCACCATGCTGTCAAATCAGGGAGCAAGGACATCGTCAAATACATCATCGAGAACG CCCCTTCAGAAATCCTCGATGCCACGGAGGAGGAGAA CGGCGAAACCAGCTTGCACCAGGCTGCAGCCTTACGCCAGCGCACTATCTGCCACTACATTGTGGAGGCCGGGGCTTCGCTCATGAAGACGGACCTGCAG GGAGACACCCCCAAGCACCGGGCTGAGAAAGCCAACGACCCCGACTTAGCTGCCTACCTCGAGAACCGACAGCACTACCAGATGATCCAGCGGGAGGACCAGGAGACAGCTGTGTAG
- the DGKZ gene encoding diacylglycerol kinase zeta isoform X1, with protein sequence METFFRRHFGRKGPRRASAVAVPTGKARRRSQVGLPSTSLAQRRRGSGTPLPALSCLSLPRRAGPRRRSSTTPPCLSPRFAVQTKRGGRTRATDAQLVGPSILLTSLVPTGEERDRADSSGSESLEDGGGGVVAGAERGRRERWAEERWLAMLPRLRPLQARLLSRGPRCLWRTSSHHLPTEFMYGRAAHGLPGRYRRLSQRRRSSDALGPGLLASGHLRLLAQHCVGVARAGHPSAALPECLGPEPACHAAPDGWSPRLLKAIAKSSLQHMVAQPNPALTVRSDSDRQIRSTVDWSETAVYGEHIWFETNVSGDFCYVGEQNCMAKLLQKPLSRRKCAACKIVVHIPCIEQLEKINFRCKPSFRESGSRNVREPIVVRHHWVHRRRQEGKCRQCGKGFQQKFAFHSKEIVAISCSWCKQAYHSKVSCFMLQHIEEPCSLGAHAAVVVPPTWILRVRRPQNPLKSSKKKKRTSFKRKSSKKGAEEGRWKPFVIKPMPAPLMKPLLVFVNPKSGGNQGAKIIQSFMWYLNPRQVFDLSQGGPKEALELYRKVHNLRILACGGDGTVGWILSILDQLRLNPPPPVAILPLGTGNDLARTLNWGGGYTDEPLSKILSHVEDGNIVQLDRWNLHVEPNLDANPEEKDEAAADKLPLDVFNNYFSLGFDARVTLEFHESREANPEKFNSRFRNKMFYAGTAFSDFLTGSSKDLAKHVKLVCDGIDLTSKIQDLKPQCLVFLNIPRYCAGTMPWGNPGEHHDFEPQRHDDGCIEVIGFTMTSLAALQVGGHGERLCQCRQVVLTTSKAIPMQVDGEPCKLAASCIHISLRNQANMVQKTKRRNSMPLLNDQQPVPERLRIRVSRISMRDYEALHYDKEKLKEASVPLGIIVVPGDSDLELCRTQIERLQEEGDGAKPKTLSSQKLSPKWCFLDSTTADRFYRIDRAQEHLNYVTEISQDELYVLDPELVITQTVGTSPAMPDLVDSSAAPTGHHFAFPSSSSSPPSSPAPSAEPERCLPHKDDLLIEAAKSGNFSKFQELHQAGRDLMVRDSSGQTVLHHAVKSGSKDIVKYIIENAPSEILDATEEENGETSLHQAAALRQRTICHYIVEAGASLMKTDLQGDTPKHRAEKANDPDLAAYLENRQHYQMIQREDQETAV encoded by the exons ATGGAAACCTTTTTTAGGCGGCACTTTGGGAGGAAGGGCCCGCGGCGTGCCAGCGCGGTGGCTGTGCCCACGGGCAAGGCTAGGCGACGCTCCCAGGTGGGGCTGCCCTCCACCTCACTGGCCCAGCGCCGCCGCGGCTCGGGCACCCCGCTGCCGGCCCTCTCCTGCCTGAGCCTGCCTCGGcgcgccggcccccgccgccgctccagCACCACGCCGCCCTGCCTCAGCCCCAGGTTCGCCGTGCAGACGAAGCGCGGGGGCCGGACACGAGCCACCGACGCCCAGCTGGTGGGTCCCTCCATCCTCCTGACCAGCCTTGTCCCCACCGGAGAGGAGCGGGACAGGGCTGACAGCTCCGGATCCGAGTCTCTGGAGGATGGCGGCGGCGGTGTGGTGGCGGGAGCTGAGCGGGGCCGGCGCGAGCGGTGGGCTGAGGAGAGGTGGCTGGCCATGCTGCCCCGGCTGCGGCCGCTCCAGGCCAGGCTGCTGTCGCGGGGCCCCCGCTGCCTGTGGCGCACCTCCTCCCACCACCTGCCCACCGAGTTCATGTACGGCCGGGCTGCCCACGGCTTGCCGGGCCGCTACCGCCGCCTCAGCCAGCGCCGCCGCTCCAGCGATGCCCTCGGGCCTGGGCTGCTCGCCTCTGGCCACCTGCGGCTGCTGGCCCAGCACTGCGTGGGGGTGGCCAGAGCCGGGCACCCTTCTGCCGCCCTCCCCGAGTGCTTGGGACCAGAGCCCGCCTGCCACGCCGCCCCGGACGGCTGGAGCCCCCGGCTGCT GAAAGCTATTGCCAAGTCCAGCCTCCAGCACATGGTAGCCCAGCCAAACCCTGCGCTAACCGTGAGGAGCGACTCGGACAGGCAGATACGCAGCACTGTGGACTGGAGT GAGACTGCGGTCTATGGGGAACACATCTGGTTTGAGACCAATGTCTCTGGGGACTTCTGCTACGTTGGGGAACAGAACTGTATGGCGAAGCTGCTG CAAAAACCTCTCTCCAGGCGTAAGTGTGCAGCCTGCAAGATCGTAGTGCATATACCCTGCATTGAACAGCTGGAGAAA ATAAATTTCCGCTGCAAACCTTCCTTCAGGGAGTCAGGATCCCGGAACGTACGGGAG cCCATAGTTGTCCGGCATCACTGGGTACACCGGAGGCGGCAGGAAGGGAAATGCCGGCAGTGTGGCAAG GGTTTCCAGCAGAAGTTTGCCTTCCACAGTAAAGAGATTGTAGCCATCAGCTGTTCCTGGTGCAAGCAAGCG taTCACAGCAAAGTGTCATGTTTCATGCTGCAACACATCGAAGAGCCCTGCTCGCTGGGGGCTCACGCTGCTGTCGTCGTTCCTCCCACCTGGATTCTGCGGGTCCGACGGCCCCAG AATCCACTGAAATCTagtaagaagaagaagaggacaTCGTTCAAGCGGAAATCCAGCAAAAAGGGGGCTGAG GAAGGGAGGTGGAAACCCTTTGTCATCAAGCCCATGCCAGCTCCTCTCATGAAGCCCTTGCTGGTGTTTGTGAACCCCAAGAGCGGTGGGAATCAG GGAGCCAAGATCATCCAATCCTTCATGTGGTATCTCAACCCACGGCAAGTTTTCGACCTCAGCCAGGGTGGACCCAAGGAGGC GCTGGAGCTGTACCGCAAGGTCCACAACCTCCGGATCCTGGCATGCGGGGGAGATGGCACG GTTGGCTGGATACTCTCCATTCTGGACCAGTTGCGCCTCAACCCACCTCCTCCTGTGGCCATCCTACCTTTGGGGACAGGGAACGACTTGGCCAGGACGCTGAACTGGGGTGGG GGTTACACAGATGAGCCCCTCTCCAAGATCCTGTCGCACGTGGAAGATGGGAACATTGTGCAGCTTGATCGCTGGAACCTCCACGTGGAGCCAAACCTTGACGCAAACCCTGAGGAAAAGGATGAGGCAGCCGCTGACAAG CTCCCCTTGGATGTCTTTAATAACTATTTCAGCCTTGGCTTTGATGCGCGCGTGACACTGGAGTTCCACGAATCCCGAG AGGCCAACCCAGAGAAGTTCAACAGCCGCTTTCGGAATAAAATGTTCTACGCTGGG ACGGCTTTCTCCGACTTCCTCACGGGGAGCTCCAAAGACTTAGCGAAGCACGTCAAGTTGGTT TGCGATGGGATAGACCTGACCTCCAAGATCCAGGACCTGAAGCCCCAGTGCCTGGTCTTCCTGAACATCCCCAG GTACTGCGCAGGCACCATGCCCTGGGGCAACCCCGGGGAGCACCACGACTTCGAGCCGCAGCGTCATGATGATGGCTGCATTGAAGTTATTGGCTTCACTATGACATCCCTG GCTGCCTTGCAAGTCGGTGGCCACGGGGAGCGGCTGTGCCAGTGCCGGCAGGTGGTTCTCACCACGTCCAAGGCCATCCCCATGCAGGTAGATGGAGAGCCCTGCAAGCTGGCGGCTTCCTGCATCCACATCTCCCTGCGCAACCAAGCCAACATGGTGCAGAAGACCAAGCGGCGCAACTCCATGCCTCTGCTCAATGA CCAGCAGCCGGTGCCCGAGCGGCTGCGGATCCGGGTGAGCCGAATCAGCATGCGCGACTACGAGGCACTGCACTATGACAAGGAAAAGCTCAAGGAAGCCT CTGTGCCACTGGGGATCATTGTGGTTCCAGGAGACAGCGACCTGGAGTTGTGCCGGACCCAAATTgagaggctgcaggag GAGGGAGATGGAGCCAAACCGAAGACACTGTCATCCCAGAAGCTGTCGCCCAAGTGGTGCTTCCTGGACT CAACCACGGCTGATCGGTTCTACAGGATAGACCGCGCACAG GAGCACCTCAATTATGTGACAGAGATATCTCAGGACGAGCTCTATGTGCTGGACCCAGAGCTGGTGATCACCCAGACCGTGGGCACCTCTCCTGCCATGCCTGACCTTGTCGACTCGTCTGCCGCACCCACTGGGCACCATTTTGcattcccctcctcttcctcctctccaccctcctctcctgcccccag cGCTGAGCCTGAGCGCTGCCTCCCGCACAAAG ACGACCTTCTGATAGAAGCTGCCAAGAGCGGCAACTTCAGCAAG TTCCAAGAGCTGCACCAGGCTGGAAGAGACCTGATGGTGCGAGACTCCTCGGGCCAGACCGTCCTCCACCATGCTGTCAAATCAGGGAGCAAGGACATCGTCAAATACATCATCGAGAACG CCCCTTCAGAAATCCTCGATGCCACGGAGGAGGAGAA CGGCGAAACCAGCTTGCACCAGGCTGCAGCCTTACGCCAGCGCACTATCTGCCACTACATTGTGGAGGCCGGGGCTTCGCTCATGAAGACGGACCTGCAG GGAGACACCCCCAAGCACCGGGCTGAGAAAGCCAACGACCCCGACTTAGCTGCCTACCTCGAGAACCGACAGCACTACCAGATGATCCAGCGGGAGGACCAGGAGACAGCTGTGTAG